Genomic window (Pseudomonas xantholysinigenes):
CTGGCTCACTACCTACCCGCCCGTTCCAGAAGGCCTGTTCGAGCACGACCAGGTCGAGGTGGCAGCACCCTTGGTGTTGATGCCGCGCCCAACATGGACAACATCGTCGCGACCTGATCGGCCATAACGGATATCCCGGAGTCGCCCCTGGCACAGCACCCTCTGCCACGGGCCGGTCTACTGCCCTGACAACAATGACGGCGCGCCCCGAGCGCGCCGCACTTGTCCAGGCTGCCCAGACCACCGGAGAGCACGTTCATGTCCACCCCCCATGAGGTCCCACCTGCCACCCTGCGCCGGGTGATCGCCGCCTCGGCCATCGGCAACTTCGTCGAATGGTTCGACTTTGCCGTCTACGGTTTCCTCGCCACGCTGATCGCCAGCCAGTTCTTTACCGGTGAAAGCGCCAGCGTCGCCCTGCTCAAGACCTTCGCCGTGTTCGCCGTGGCCTTCGCCCTGCGCCCGCTGGGCGGCATCGTGTTCGGCGCCCTGGGCGATCGCCTGGGGCGCAAGCGCATCCTGTCGCTGACCATCCTGCTGATGGCCGGCTCCACCACCCTGATCGGCCTGCTGCCGACCTACGCCAGCATCGGTGTGCTGGCACCGCTGCTACTGACCCTGGCGCGCTGCCTGCAAGGGTTTTCCGCTGGTGGTGAATACGCCGGGGCCTGTGCCTACCTGATGGAGCATGCGCCCCAGCACAAACGCGCGTTCTATGGCAGCTTCGTGCCGGTCTCGACCTTTTCCGCCTTCGCCTGCGCGGCAGTGATCGCCTACGGCCTGGAGGCAAGCCTGACGCCCGAGGCGATGAATACCTGGGGCTGGCGCATTCCGTTCCTGATTGCCGCGCCCCTGGGACTGGTCGGCTTGTATCTGCGCTGGCGTATGGAAGAAACCCCGGCCTTCCGCCAGGCCATGGCCGAAGGCAAGGCCCATGCGCATTCACCGCTGGGCGACACCCTGCGCCACCATGGTCGCACCATCCGCAACCTGGGCGCGTTCATCTCGCTCACCGCCCTGTCGTTCTACATGTTCACCACCTACTTCGCCACCTACCTGCAGACCGTCGGCCAGCTCAGCCGGGCCCAGGCCTTGCTGGTGTCCACCGTGGCGCTGCTGTTCGCCGCCGCTGGCTGCCCGCTGGCCGGGGCGTTCTCCGACCGGGTCGGGCGTCGGCGGACCATTGGCTTTACCTGCCTGTGGGTGATGCTCGCGGTGTTTCCAGCCTACTGGTTGGCCAGCTCGGGCTCGTTGGCCGGGGCCTTGCTGGGGGTGATCCTGCTGGCCATCGGCGCGCTCATGAGCGGCGTGGTCACCACAGCGCTGCTGTCGGAGTGTTTCCCGACCCGCAGTCGTTACACCGCCTCGGCGATCACCTACAACGTGGCCTACACCTTGTTCGGTGGTACCGCGCCGCTGGTGGCGACTTGGTTGATCGAGCAGAGCGGCAGTCGCCTGGCGCCGGCGTTCTATCTGGTGGTGATTGCCCTGCTGGCGTTGATCGGTGGGTTGGCGTTGCCAGAGACGTCGCGGCTGTCGCTGCACGATGAGCCCGGCGATACCGCGGAGCGCGAGGCAACCTCGAGCACCGCTCGCTAAAGAACAGGCGGTGCTGCGCGCCTGCCCCGAAGCGCAGGTGCCAACCTCACCGACGAGCCAGGTAGCAGGGTGGCCGGCATCGCGAAGCCGGCGTTCGCCGGGCGATTCCCACGGCAATCGGATGTACTAGGGGTATTGCGGTAGTCAGCTCAACCCTTGGCGGCGCCAGCGATCGAAATGACTCCCCGGGTAGTTCAGGTAAGAAGACTTGAGCTCGATATCCATCTCGCGCGCCGCCTGCAGGATCGACTCACGCTGCGACAGCCCCGAGTTACGAATGGCAATCGCCCGCAGTTTGAACGCCTGGGAATCGGTACCAGGCGCAAGCTCGGTAACCGGCAGCATTGCACTCTGCCCATCACTCGCGTGCCCTGGCGGCTCCAAACCTTGGTCGGCCAAGCGCTTGCCCAAAACCCACAAACCAGCGTCCAACGCCTTGAGCTGGTCGAGGCGCGCCGACATGGGCGCCAGCTGCGCCTCGGCCAGCACTTGCAACCACCATTGCTGGTAGCCCTCGTAGGTATCCAGCGTCAAGTTCTCCTGCCCCATGCCCACCGGCCTGGCCGTGAGGAAGCGATACGCCGCCACTACCCAGCGATCAATGATCGGAAACACTCGCGGATTCAAGCAATGCAACAGGAACACCGGCATGACCACGCTCGACCACAAACCGAAACGCTGCTCCATGTCGCGGATGATGCCAGGATGGAACGCCTGCAGACGTCGGACCTCGCAGGCCCACTCGTAGAACGCCGGCGAAGCCAGGATTGCTTCGTGCCGCTCACCATGGGTATTGGGTTTGACACGCTCTACCCGGTAACGCACGGCAAACGGCTCGGCCTGAAAAGGCCCGGCAGCATCGCGGAAGATCTTGCCATCCTTCCAGGCCAAGGCATGCGCCAACAGTTGCGCCAGCGCCTCTGGAGAGGCGGCGTTGCCAATCTGGGTCATCAGGAACAGGTAGACATCGGCGGGGTACTTGCGCTCGTCAAATTGCGCGGCAGCCGTTGCCAGCAAGTCAGTGAGGAGGGTCATTACAGGCTCCTTGGCTTGAAAAGTAGGCGCATCCTGCGCTTTATTCACTAATAAATCAACAAGTGAATAAAATACCTTTCCGAGCCACCGCCCTCCAAGCGCGCCGCAGCCGGCATGACATGCCTGGGGCATGCCATGCCGGTTACGTCACTGCAGATCGAAGCGGTCCAGCTCCATGACTTTCACCCAGGCCGCGACAAAGTCCCTGGCAAACTTCTGCCCGCTGTCGCTACTGCCATACACCTCGCTGATCGCCCGCAACTGGGCGTGGGAGCCGAACACCAGGTCGACCCGGCTGGCCGTCCACTTCACCTGTCCGGTCTTGCGGTCACGCCCTTCAAAGGCCTCGTTGTCCGCCGTGGTCGGCTTCCACTCCACGCCCATGTCCAGCAGGTTGCGGAAGAAGTCGTTGCTGAGCACGCCGACCTTGTCGGTGAACACGCCCTGCTTGCCGCCGCCATGGTTGGCGCCCAGCACGCGCAGGCCTCCGATCAGCACGGTCAGCTCCGGCGCGGTCAGGGTCAGCAGTTGTGCCTTGTCCAGCAGCAGCTTCTCGGCCTTGACGCTGTAACGCGCCTTGGTGAAATTGCGGAAGCCGTCAGCCAGGGGTTCAAGGACGGCGAACGACTCGACATCGGTCTGCGCCTGCGAAGCATCGACCCGGCCTGGATGGAACGGCACGCTGATGCTGTGCCCTGCGTCCTTGGCCGCTTTTTCCACCGCGGCGCTGCCGGCCAGTACGATCAGGTCGGCCATGGAGATCTTGTTGCCGCCTTCGCTGCGGATTTTTTCCAGGGCCGCGAGCACCTTGTCCACGCCCTGGTTCGCCGCCCAGTCTTTCTGCGGCGCCAGGCGCAGGCGTGCGCCATTGGCCCCGCCGCGCTTGTCCGAGCCGCGGAAGGTCGAAGCCGAGGCCCAGGCAGTGGCAACCAGCTCGGCCACGCTCAGGCCCGAGGCCAGGACCTTGGCTTTCAACGCGGCGATGTCAGCCTCGCTGGGCTGCGCGCCGGCCTTGGGCAGTGGGTCTTGCCAGAGCAATTCCTCGTTGGGCATTTCCGGGCCGAGGTAACGCGCCAGCGGGCCCATGTCGCGGTGGATCAGTTTGTACCAGGCGCGAGCGAAGGCATCGGCCAACTGCTCGGGGTTGTCCTTGAAGCGGCGGGCGATGGGTTCGTAGATCGGGTCGAAGCGCAGCGCCAGGTCGGAGGTGAGCATCGAGGGCGCATGCCGTTTGGACCCATCGTGGGCATCAGGCACAGTACCTGCGCCCTTGCCATCCTTGGGTCGCCACTGATGGGCACCCGCCGGGCTCTTGGTCAGTTCCCATTCGAAGTTGAACAGGTTGTTCAGGTACTCGTTGCTCCAGCGCGTGGGCGTCGAGGTCCAGATGACTTCCAGACCGCTGGTGATGGTGTCACCGCCTTTGCCGGTGCCGAACTTGTTGGCCCAGCCCAGCCCTTGCTGCTCCAACCCCGCGGCTTCCGGCTCGGCACCGACGTTGTCGGCGGGGCCTGCGCCATGGGTCTTGCCGAAGGCATGGCCGCCGGCGATCAGCGCCACGGTTTCTTCATCGTTCATCGCCATGCGGCCAAAGGTGTCGCGGATGTCCTTGCCCGATGCGACCGGGTCCGGCGTGCCGTCCGGCCCCTCTGGGTTGACGTAGATCAGCCCCATCTGCACCGCGGCCAGGGGATTCTCCAGGTTGCGCTCGCCCGCCAGGTTGCGGCTCTGCTCCTCGGGGCGCTTGGCAGGCTCGGCCACCAGGTCGCCCTTGCCCGCCGGCTCGGCCTTGCCGTAGCGGGTATCGCCGCCCAGCCAAACCTTCTCCGAGCCCCAGTAGACATCCTCGTCCGGCTCCCACACATCGGCGCGCCCGCCGGAGAAACCGAAGGTCTTGAAGCCCATCGACTCCAGGGCCACGTTGCCGGTGAGCACGATCAGGTCGGCCCAGGAAATCCTGTTGCCGTACTTCTGCTTGATCGGCCACAGCAGGCGCCGGGCCTTGTCCAGGCTGACGTTGTCGGGCCAGCTGTTGAGCGGGGCGAAACGTTGCTGGCCGGAGCCGGCGCCGCCGCGCCCATCACCGATGCGATAGGTACCGGCGCTGTGCCAGGCCATGCGGATGAACAGTGGGCCGTAGTGACCGAAGTCGGCGGGCCACCAGTCCTGGGAATCGGTCATCAAGGCGGTCAGGTCTTTTTTCAGGGCCTGGAAGTCGAGGCTCTTGAACGCCTTGGCGTAGTCGAAGTCCGGGTCCATGGGGTCGGACTTGGACGAATGCTGGTGGAGGATCTTCAGGTTGAGCTGGTCAGGCCACC
Coding sequences:
- a CDS encoding MFS transporter; translated protein: MSTPHEVPPATLRRVIAASAIGNFVEWFDFAVYGFLATLIASQFFTGESASVALLKTFAVFAVAFALRPLGGIVFGALGDRLGRKRILSLTILLMAGSTTLIGLLPTYASIGVLAPLLLTLARCLQGFSAGGEYAGACAYLMEHAPQHKRAFYGSFVPVSTFSAFACAAVIAYGLEASLTPEAMNTWGWRIPFLIAAPLGLVGLYLRWRMEETPAFRQAMAEGKAHAHSPLGDTLRHHGRTIRNLGAFISLTALSFYMFTTYFATYLQTVGQLSRAQALLVSTVALLFAAAGCPLAGAFSDRVGRRRTIGFTCLWVMLAVFPAYWLASSGSLAGALLGVILLAIGALMSGVVTTALLSECFPTRSRYTASAITYNVAYTLFGGTAPLVATWLIEQSGSRLAPAFYLVVIALLALIGGLALPETSRLSLHDEPGDTAEREATSSTAR
- the katG gene encoding catalase/peroxidase HPI produces the protein MANESKCPFHQTAGGGTSNRDWWPDQLNLKILHQHSSKSDPMDPDFDYAKAFKSLDFQALKKDLTALMTDSQDWWPADFGHYGPLFIRMAWHSAGTYRIGDGRGGAGSGQQRFAPLNSWPDNVSLDKARRLLWPIKQKYGNRISWADLIVLTGNVALESMGFKTFGFSGGRADVWEPDEDVYWGSEKVWLGGDTRYGKAEPAGKGDLVAEPAKRPEEQSRNLAGERNLENPLAAVQMGLIYVNPEGPDGTPDPVASGKDIRDTFGRMAMNDEETVALIAGGHAFGKTHGAGPADNVGAEPEAAGLEQQGLGWANKFGTGKGGDTITSGLEVIWTSTPTRWSNEYLNNLFNFEWELTKSPAGAHQWRPKDGKGAGTVPDAHDGSKRHAPSMLTSDLALRFDPIYEPIARRFKDNPEQLADAFARAWYKLIHRDMGPLARYLGPEMPNEELLWQDPLPKAGAQPSEADIAALKAKVLASGLSVAELVATAWASASTFRGSDKRGGANGARLRLAPQKDWAANQGVDKVLAALEKIRSEGGNKISMADLIVLAGSAAVEKAAKDAGHSISVPFHPGRVDASQAQTDVESFAVLEPLADGFRNFTKARYSVKAEKLLLDKAQLLTLTAPELTVLIGGLRVLGANHGGGKQGVFTDKVGVLSNDFFRNLLDMGVEWKPTTADNEAFEGRDRKTGQVKWTASRVDLVFGSHAQLRAISEVYGSSDSGQKFARDFVAAWVKVMELDRFDLQ